The Dethiosulfovibrio peptidovorans genome has a window encoding:
- a CDS encoding ABC transporter ATP-binding protein → MPNDTKKPFIIRRFVPYMEGKAILLPISLLLSAVSAALNVLPFVFVWLVAREILRSYGGLDMTMVGRYTWFAFISALAALLTYFGALLSSHLAAFHVEVGLQKVGMRKIMSMPLGFFDRHASGKMRKIVNDGAGTTHTFLAHQLPDLAGTVVSPVILLVLLFLVDWRMGIASLIPILMGFVIMQSMMNAEGRRFQQLYYDSLEEMSSESVEYVRGIPVVKTFGQSIHSFKRFYDSIIKYREMVYAFTLMWRKPFSLYTVTMQAAVFFLIPATILLIGRGGDVPTVLADFIFYLLITPGFSTLMMRSANFRHYILIAEQAIDRLDGLLDYPVMVDGTKEDAIRENSLEFRGVVFSYEGSPSPAVQDVSFRVHEGETVALVGPSGGGKTTIARLAARFWDVDQGEVLVGGVNVRDIPKKELMEHISFVFQNTRLFKGTLRENILFGKKGVSQEALDRAVDASQSRDIVDALPDGLETVMGSKGTYLSGGEQQRIALARAMVKDAPIVLLDEATAFADPENEHLIRKALGELSRGKTTLMIAHRLSSVQGVDRILVVDRGKIVEVGSHDELLKKGGLYAAMWEEYQQTVDWKIASPADKEGRDLQ, encoded by the coding sequence ATGCCGAACGATACAAAAAAGCCCTTTATCATCAGGAGGTTTGTCCCATACATGGAGGGGAAAGCGATCCTTCTACCAATCTCTCTGCTTCTGTCGGCCGTATCGGCAGCGCTCAACGTGTTGCCCTTCGTGTTTGTGTGGCTTGTGGCTCGGGAGATCCTTCGAAGCTACGGGGGGCTGGACATGACGATGGTCGGGCGATATACCTGGTTCGCCTTTATCAGTGCCCTCGCTGCCTTACTCACGTATTTCGGAGCTCTGCTGAGCTCCCACCTGGCTGCCTTCCATGTGGAGGTAGGGTTACAGAAGGTGGGCATGCGAAAAATCATGTCCATGCCACTGGGCTTTTTTGACAGACACGCCAGCGGGAAAATGCGCAAGATCGTGAACGACGGCGCCGGTACGACCCACACCTTTTTGGCCCATCAGCTTCCCGATCTGGCTGGTACCGTGGTCTCTCCGGTGATTCTCCTGGTCCTGCTGTTTCTGGTGGACTGGCGCATGGGGATCGCCTCGCTGATACCCATCCTCATGGGGTTCGTCATCATGCAGTCCATGATGAACGCCGAGGGGCGGCGATTCCAGCAGTTATATTATGATTCCCTGGAGGAGATGAGCTCCGAGTCGGTGGAGTACGTCCGGGGTATCCCCGTGGTCAAGACGTTCGGGCAGAGCATCCACTCGTTCAAAAGGTTCTACGACAGCATCATAAAGTATAGGGAAATGGTATATGCCTTTACCCTCATGTGGAGGAAGCCCTTTTCCCTGTACACCGTGACCATGCAGGCAGCCGTCTTCTTCCTGATCCCGGCGACGATCCTCCTGATCGGACGAGGGGGCGACGTTCCCACGGTTCTGGCCGATTTCATCTTCTACCTTCTGATCACCCCGGGGTTCTCCACGCTCATGATGAGGTCAGCAAATTTTCGGCACTACATCCTCATCGCCGAACAGGCTATCGATCGGCTGGACGGTCTGCTGGACTATCCCGTCATGGTCGACGGAACAAAGGAAGACGCTATCCGAGAAAACAGCCTGGAGTTCCGAGGCGTGGTTTTCTCCTACGAAGGGAGCCCCTCTCCCGCTGTGCAGGATGTCAGTTTTCGGGTACACGAGGGAGAGACCGTGGCGCTGGTTGGCCCCTCAGGCGGAGGGAAGACGACCATCGCCCGTCTGGCTGCCCGGTTCTGGGACGTCGACCAGGGCGAGGTCCTGGTCGGTGGCGTGAACGTCAGGGATATCCCGAAAAAAGAGCTTATGGAGCACATCTCCTTCGTGTTTCAAAACACCAGGCTCTTCAAGGGGACCTTGAGGGAGAACATCCTTTTCGGAAAAAAGGGGGTAAGCCAGGAGGCCCTGGACAGGGCCGTCGATGCATCACAGTCCAGGGATATCGTGGACGCACTCCCTGACGGGCTTGAGACCGTTATGGGCTCCAAGGGAACCTATCTGTCCGGCGGTGAGCAGCAGCGCATCGCCCTGGCGAGGGCCATGGTGAAGGACGCTCCCATCGTCTTACTGGACGAGGCCACCGCCTTTGCCGATCCGGAAAACGAGCACCTGATACGCAAGGCTCTGGGCGAGCTCAGCCGGGGAAAGACCACCCTTATGATCGCCCATCGTCTGAGCAGCGTTCAAGGCGTGGACAGAATTCTGGTCGTTGACCGAGGCAAGATCGTCGAGGTTGGAAGCCACGATGAACTTCTGAAAAAAGGAGGCCTGTATGCGGCCATGTGGGAGGAATATCAACAGACGGTCGATTGGAAAATAGCGTCTCCTGCCGACAAAGAGGGGAGGGACCTCCAGTGA
- a CDS encoding phosphohydrolase, whose amino-acid sequence MGLVSTSHLAEGMILADNLMTPSGRLILSKGVSLTGKHISMMKVWGISFADVEGVDQEDIRRREQAVQETMDQSDLLLRSFFPSLSDEGPTSELFDLCRRRCARLIDKGENEMIEEMADDRRPETIPFRSDLPTERPRLSELVSEEIPLASLSDIHFKIREVVQSPVSSAASIARVVSTDPNLSLRLLRLVNSAFYAFPTPIRSIPRAIAIVGVRELSSLALAVSTMNVFTEIPSEYADMKSFWKHAVACGVLARILAVQKKIRRDEQYFLAGLLHDIGRAVLYIQEPRWMAHALGLSRYLRLPLLEVERRLLGFDHAVVTHRLLSAWKIPEPILGLASWHHEPERAEYPEAASLIWLADWIANAMKVGTSGAFFLPPLDDHRWELTGLHSEALRSVFGQAERQIQEVLRIFLIK is encoded by the coding sequence ATGGGATTGGTCAGCACCTCCCATCTGGCCGAGGGCATGATCTTGGCTGATAATCTGATGACACCTTCCGGTCGATTGATCCTCAGTAAGGGCGTTTCCTTGACGGGAAAGCATATCTCCATGATGAAAGTCTGGGGGATTTCCTTTGCAGACGTGGAGGGTGTGGACCAGGAGGACATTCGTCGACGGGAGCAAGCCGTTCAGGAGACCATGGACCAAAGTGACCTGCTTCTTCGAAGCTTCTTCCCCTCGCTTTCTGATGAAGGCCCCACCTCCGAGCTCTTTGATCTCTGTCGGCGTAGATGCGCCAGGCTGATCGATAAAGGGGAAAACGAGATGATCGAGGAGATGGCCGATGATCGTCGCCCGGAAACAATACCGTTTCGCTCTGATCTCCCGACCGAACGTCCTCGTCTCTCCGAATTGGTCTCTGAAGAGATTCCTCTGGCGTCCTTATCGGACATCCATTTCAAAATCCGGGAAGTTGTTCAGTCACCGGTGAGCTCGGCTGCTTCTATCGCCCGAGTGGTGAGTACTGACCCAAATCTCAGTCTTCGACTTCTGCGACTTGTCAATAGCGCCTTTTACGCCTTTCCGACGCCTATTCGTTCCATCCCAAGAGCAATCGCCATTGTTGGAGTACGAGAGCTTTCGTCTTTAGCCTTGGCGGTTTCGACAATGAACGTCTTTACCGAGATCCCCTCAGAATATGCTGACATGAAATCTTTCTGGAAACATGCGGTTGCCTGTGGGGTACTCGCTCGAATCCTGGCCGTTCAGAAAAAAATCCGTCGGGACGAACAATACTTTCTGGCCGGCTTGCTTCATGATATCGGTCGGGCTGTTCTCTATATTCAAGAACCTCGGTGGATGGCTCATGCATTGGGACTTTCCCGCTACCTTCGCTTGCCCCTTCTGGAAGTTGAACGTCGACTCTTAGGTTTCGACCACGCCGTTGTCACCCATCGGCTTTTGAGTGCCTGGAAAATCCCGGAACCTATACTGGGACTGGCATCGTGGCATCACGAGCCTGAGCGGGCCGAGTACCCAGAGGCTGCATCCTTGATCTGGCTGGCGGACTGGATAGCCAATGCCATGAAAGTGGGCACCAGCGGTGCGTTCTTCCTTCCACCTCTGGATGATCATCGCTGGGAGCTCACAGGGCTTCACAGCGAGGCACTCCGATCGGTATTTGGCCAAGCGGAGCGTCAGATCCAAGAGGTCCTCCGTATCTTTTTGATAAAATAA
- a CDS encoding MerR family transcriptional regulator codes for MDRMPIGTMARINGISVQTLRLYDKLGLLKPQFVGTNRYRYYSMKQCARLDMIQNLQLLGMTLRQIKEQLDRQDVSVIQDLLELQRKKLDEEIDGLTAARKCVDRTLTNYRRYNLAPKDGTIFTEFMDERHIYRYDSGINFYDYGIETYESILRELKKHISLSHLPMAYFCNVGSIMRQESLLARNFVSTEVFVFVDHDFKPSPQVETLPSHTYLCISCDNFHKEKDYAQKLLAHAEEQGYFIAGDYVCEVIADLPVFVDNERGMFIKLQIPVNL; via the coding sequence ATGGACAGGATGCCAATAGGAACCATGGCCAGGATCAACGGGATATCGGTTCAAACCCTTCGGCTTTATGATAAATTAGGACTTCTTAAGCCTCAGTTTGTAGGCACCAACCGATATCGCTACTACAGCATGAAGCAATGCGCTCGACTCGATATGATTCAAAATCTCCAACTCCTGGGCATGACTCTCCGCCAAATCAAGGAACAACTTGACCGCCAAGATGTCTCTGTGATCCAGGATCTCCTTGAGCTTCAGCGAAAAAAACTTGACGAGGAGATCGATGGGCTCACGGCCGCAAGAAAATGCGTGGACCGCACGTTGACCAACTACCGAAGATATAACCTCGCCCCCAAGGACGGAACGATCTTCACCGAGTTTATGGACGAACGGCATATCTATCGATACGACAGCGGTATCAACTTTTACGATTACGGTATCGAGACATACGAGTCCATCCTTCGAGAGCTCAAAAAACATATCTCCCTCAGTCACCTCCCCATGGCCTATTTCTGCAACGTAGGGAGCATTATGCGTCAAGAAAGCCTCCTCGCGAGGAACTTCGTCTCCACCGAGGTCTTCGTCTTCGTGGATCACGACTTTAAGCCCTCCCCCCAGGTAGAGACCCTCCCCTCCCACACATACCTGTGTATCTCCTGTGACAACTTCCATAAAGAAAAGGACTATGCCCAGAAGCTTCTCGCCCATGCGGAAGAGCAAGGCTATTTCATAGCTGGAGACTATGTCTGTGAGGTCATCGCTGACCTGCCCGTGTTTGTTGATAACGAGCGAGGCATGTTTATCAAGCTTCAAATTCCAGTGAACTTATAG
- a CDS encoding dihydrodipicolinate reductase, with translation MDRKMRIAQFGCGKMSAYTMRYVYEKGGEIVAAFDQNPAVVGKDIGEIMKTGPKGIMILDGTEADKTLAELKPDACIITTMSLMSDLKNPFLTCAKNGINAISTCEEAFYPWNSSLAITKEIDDLAKKNNCTICGAGYQDVFWGNLIATLAGATHTIKKIKGRSSYNVEDYGIALAQVHGAGLDLKTFAREIAAADDISPAERQALIDKGEFLPSYMWNVNGWLCAKLGLTVTSQTQKCIPQTHENELCSSTLGMTIPAGYATGMSALVTTETAQGVTVETECIGKVYAPDEFDCNDWTIYGEPDTQVTINRPATVELTCATIVNRLPDLINAQPGYSTTNEMPTNAYRLRPLNEYVR, from the coding sequence ATGGACAGGAAAATGCGCATAGCCCAGTTTGGTTGCGGAAAGATGTCAGCCTACACGATGAGGTACGTATACGAAAAAGGTGGGGAGATCGTGGCCGCCTTCGACCAAAATCCTGCGGTAGTAGGCAAAGATATCGGGGAGATCATGAAGACCGGACCCAAGGGCATCATGATTCTGGATGGAACCGAAGCCGACAAGACCTTGGCAGAGCTCAAGCCTGACGCCTGCATCATCACCACGATGAGCCTCATGAGCGACCTTAAAAATCCCTTCCTGACCTGTGCCAAAAACGGCATTAACGCCATCAGCACCTGCGAGGAGGCCTTCTATCCCTGGAACTCCTCCCTCGCCATAACGAAGGAAATCGACGATCTTGCGAAGAAGAACAACTGCACGATCTGTGGTGCCGGGTATCAGGATGTCTTTTGGGGAAACCTTATTGCCACCTTGGCCGGGGCAACTCACACGATCAAAAAAATTAAGGGGAGATCAAGCTACAACGTAGAAGATTACGGCATCGCTCTGGCCCAGGTACATGGAGCCGGTCTCGACTTAAAGACCTTCGCCCGGGAGATAGCCGCCGCTGATGATATTTCTCCGGCTGAGCGACAGGCCCTTATCGACAAAGGCGAGTTCCTGCCATCGTATATGTGGAACGTCAATGGCTGGCTCTGTGCTAAGCTGGGGCTCACCGTTACCTCCCAGACTCAAAAGTGCATTCCCCAGACGCACGAAAATGAGCTCTGCTCCTCCACCCTGGGCATGACGATCCCAGCGGGGTATGCCACCGGCATGTCAGCTCTGGTAACGACCGAGACTGCCCAAGGCGTCACGGTAGAAACCGAGTGTATCGGCAAAGTGTATGCACCGGATGAGTTCGACTGCAACGACTGGACCATCTACGGTGAGCCCGATACCCAAGTGACGATTAACCGGCCGGCCACCGTGGAGCTCACCTGCGCCACCATCGTCAATCGGCTGCCAGACCTGATAAACGCCCAACCGGGCTATAGTACAACCAACGAGATGCCCACCAATGCCTACCGACTTCGTCCTTTGAACGAGTACGTCCGCTAA